One Phocoena phocoena chromosome 5, mPhoPho1.1, whole genome shotgun sequence genomic window, ACTGCTAGTTACCTTCCCTTGTGTTTTCAGAGTTCCTGGTGTGGGAGGACGTAAAGGTGAAGAATTTACTAATTTAATAGCAGAATctaaccacttctcaccacctccctcTCTACCTTCTTCCTTGCATGAATTATTCCATAGTGTCCCGGGGCTCTTCCCTGCCAGGTTTGTGCCCTTCCAGTCATTTCCAACAGACAAGCAGAGGACTCATTAAGATGTACGTCAGAATCTGCCACTCCTCTACTCTACATCCTGTACTGGTTTCTTATTTCAGTCAGAGGAAAATTCCCAATCCTTACAAGGTCTGACGTCTTCAATCCACCTCCCCCAATTCCACAAGTCATTCCTCACATTTTCCAAACATGTCCCCCCACCATCAGGTCTCTGAACTTGTAcctgctctctctctccagaATACTCTATCCCCAGACAACAAGTGGCTCACTTCCTCACTCCCTTTAGATCTTTGCATGAAGGTCCTGTGAGGCCTTTTTAGACCATCCTGTACAAAATATCACTCCCCAGTCACCCTCAGGTCCCCTCATTTACTTTCTTTCTAGCCCTGATCACCACCTAAcagataaatttattattttgtgtataGTCTCTCCTTTCTTACCCCTTACTAGAATATAAACTGAGTCAGAAGAGAAATTCTATCTGTTCTATTCACTGTTATAGCCTCAGTGGCTAGAAAAAGTGCCTGgcagagtaggtactcaataaatatcttgaataataatatgaaattcttagttctccaaccaccTCTGTTCTGTGTCTAATCAAACACTTGAAGCCTGACTCTTCTCCCAAAATCCTCAGAATTCTGCATCCatgagtttcttcatctataaaatgtgggtAATAGTACTTCTCTCCCAGAGTTTTGTGATGGATAAGTGAGATAATATACGTGAAGTGTTTAGTATATCTCTTAGCACCTCAAAACGCTTCAAGAAATGGAAATTCTTTCTATCATTATCCCTATCTGGCAGTGATCCAGATTGCTTTTGCCACCAGCCTAAAGACATATGGAGGCACAAGGACAGGAACCATGtttatttccatgttttggaCTTTCTATACACATGGGTAAGTGTTATTGAAAGTCAGATATTCACTCAAGAGACTCTCTATGTTCACAAATACAAAGTTGAAGAACAACTTCATGGCATTAATTCAAGGGCCCACAGCATTCAGTGATGAAGAATTACTTTCACTgagaacttatgtccacacaaaaacctgtacacagatatttatagcagctttattcataattgctaaaacttggaagcaaccaagatgtccttcagtaggtgaatggataaactggggtacatccagacaatgaaatattattcagtgctaaaaagaagtgAACGATCAAGCCATgcaaagacatggaaggaacctaagtgcaTATTACTATGAGAAaggagccaatctgaaaaaggaacatactgtatgattccaactatatgtcattctagaaaaggcaaaactatggagacaataaaaagacaagtgggtgggcttccctggtggcgcagtggctgagagtctgcctgccaatgcagcggacacgggttcaagccctggtccgggaagatcccagatgccgcggagcaactgggcccgtgagccacaactactgagcctgtgcgtctggagcctgtgctccgcagcaagagaggccgcaacggcAAGAGAGgtcgtgacagtgagaggcccgcgcaccacgatgaagagtggcccccgcttgccacaactagagaaagccctcacacagaaacgaagacccaacacagccaaaaataaataaataaataaataaatttattaaaaaaaaaaaaaaagacacatggtTGCCAGCGGTTATGGGGTGGGCGGAGGATGAATTggcatagaggatttttagggaaatgaaaatactctgtatgataccataatgatgaatACATGTCATCATGTATCCATAATGTATCCAAACCCTTAgcatgtacaacaccaagagtgaatgacagcataaactatggactttgccTGATTATGAGGAGTCAATGTAGgtccatcagttgtaacaaatgcaccactccAGTGTGtgtgttgataatgggggagactgtgcatgtgtggaggcaggagggatatggaaaatctctgtgccttcctttcgattttgctgtgaatcttaaactgctctaaaaaaaatcttaatttttaaaaatttcttttcattttcttaaagctTTCAGGCTATCAAAAGGGGATGTGGCAGGGGGGTGTTGAATATGACCTAGCAACGCAGTTCCTAATTTGAACTGGGTGAGAGGAACTTCTGCCAACTATTATATATCTATTTCCCTTCTGGGAATCCTGACTTGCCTCAGTGATGGGGGTGTGACACAGTACCTGGCTTGGAAATCTATAAAGCCAAGCTCTGAGATCAAGTCAAAGACTCCATAAATGGGTTGGAACCCTAATCCAGATTCTTGGTGAATACAGTCAGAtgttggcattaaaaaaaaaaatcctacagggTTTAACAAATCACATAACCACTTAACATTATATGTTGTCTTTCCAGAATTTGAACTCATCTTCCTCATTCATATGAGGTGATGTGTGAAAAAAGTCATCTGAGGTGAACCAGCGATAAAAGCCTCAGAATTACAATGAAACATATCAGAAGCATTTACGTATTTTGTAGTATTGTTACGTCAGTGCATAGTGGGGCTTCAAAGCTGCCAGAAGAAACAGAATTGACCACCAACTGCTCAAACGCATCTTTAAGAAAGGTTCCTGAAGACTTGACCCCAACCACAACCATACTGGATTTGTCCTACAACCTCCTTTTTCAACTCCAGCGTTCAGATTTTCATTCCTTCTCTAAACTGAAAGTTTTGATTCTATGCCATAACAGAATCCAAGAGCTGGATATCAAGACCTTTGAATTCAACAAGGAGTTAAGATATTTAGATGTGTCTTACAACAGACTGAAGAGTGTAACTTGGTTCTCGCTGGCAGGTCTCAGACATTTAGATCTGTCCTTCAATGACTTTGACACTGTGCCTACCTGCGAGGAGACTGGCAACATGTCACACCTGGAAATCCTAGGTTTGAGTGgggcaaaaatacaaaaatcagatTTCCAGAAAATTGCTCATTTGCATCTAAATACTGTCTTCTTAGGATTGAGAACTCTTTCTCATTATGAAGAAGGTAGCCTGCCCATCTTAAACACAACAAAACTTCACATTGTTTTACCAATGAACACAAATTTCTGGGTTCTTTTGCGTGATGGAATGAAGActtcaaaaatattagaaattacgAATATAGATGGCAAAAGCCAATTTGCAAGTTATGAAACTCAGCAAAATCTTATTTTAGAGAATGCCAAGACATCCACTCTGTTACTTAATAAAGTTGATTTACTCTGGGATGATCTTCTGCTTATCTTCCAATTTGTTTGGCATACGTCGGTAGAATACTTCGAGATTCAACATGTGACGTTTGGAGGTAAGGTTTATCTTGACCACAATTCATTTGACTACTCAAACACTGTAATGAGAACTATAAAATTGGAGAATGtacatttcagaatttttaatatcCCACAGGAGAGAGTCTACTTGCTTTTTACCAAAATGGATATAGAAAACCTGACAATATCAGATGCGCAAATGCCTCACATGCTGTTCCCTATATATCCTACGAGATTCCAATATTTAAATTTTGCTAACAATATCTTAACAGATGACGTGTTTAAAAAATCTATCCAACTGCCTCATTTGAAAACTCTCATTTTGAAGGACAATAAATTGGAGACACTTTCCTTGGTGAGTTGCTTTGCCGGCAACACATCCTTGAGGCACTTAGATCTGAGCGAAAATCTGTTACAACATGAAAATGATGAAAACTGCTTGTGGCCAGAAACCTTGATCACCATGAACTTGTCATCCAACAAATTTGCTGATTCTGTTTTCAGGTGCTTGCCCAGAAATATTCAAATACTTGACTTGAATAATAACAAAATTCAAACTGTCCCTAAAGACATTATTCACCTGACATCCTTGCGAGAGTTAAATCTTGCATTTAATTTTCTAACTGATCTTCCTGGGTGCAGTCATTTCAGAAGACTCTCAGTTCTGAACGTTGAAATGAACTTAATTCTcagcccatctctggagcttttCCAGAGCTGCCAGGAAGTTAAGACTCTAAGTGTAGGAAGAAATCCATTCCGATGTACTTGTGAATTAAGAGATTTTATTCAGCTTGAAAAATACTCAGAGGGCATGATGGTTGGGTGGTCAGATTCATACATCTGTGAATACCCTTTGAATCTAAAGGGGACTCAGTTAAAGGATGTTCATCTTCCTGAAATATCTTGCAACACAGCTTTGTTGATTGTCACCATTGTGGTTATCATGCTAGTTCTGGGGACGGCTGTGGCCTTTTGCTGCCTCCACTTTGATCTGCCCTGGTATCTCAGGATGCTAGGTCAATGGACACAGACATGGCACAGGGTTAGGAAGACCAGCCAAGAACAGCTCAAGAGAAATATCCAATTCCATGTGTTGATTTCATACAGTGAACATGATTCTGCCTGGGTGAAGTATGAACTGATTCCCAATATAGAGAAAGAAGATAGTTCTGTCCTGATTTGCCTTCGTGAGGGAAACTCTGACCCTGGCAAGAGCATTACT contains:
- the TLR10 gene encoding toll-like receptor 10, with the protein product MKHIRSIYVFCSIVTSVHSGASKLPEETELTTNCSNASLRKVPEDLTPTTTILDLSYNLLFQLQRSDFHSFSKLKVLILCHNRIQELDIKTFEFNKELRYLDVSYNRLKSVTWFSLAGLRHLDLSFNDFDTVPTCEETGNMSHLEILGLSGAKIQKSDFQKIAHLHLNTVFLGLRTLSHYEEGSLPILNTTKLHIVLPMNTNFWVLLRDGMKTSKILEITNIDGKSQFASYETQQNLILENAKTSTLLLNKVDLLWDDLLLIFQFVWHTSVEYFEIQHVTFGGKVYLDHNSFDYSNTVMRTIKLENVHFRIFNIPQERVYLLFTKMDIENLTISDAQMPHMLFPIYPTRFQYLNFANNILTDDVFKKSIQLPHLKTLILKDNKLETLSLVSCFAGNTSLRHLDLSENLLQHENDENCLWPETLITMNLSSNKFADSVFRCLPRNIQILDLNNNKIQTVPKDIIHLTSLRELNLAFNFLTDLPGCSHFRRLSVLNVEMNLILSPSLELFQSCQEVKTLSVGRNPFRCTCELRDFIQLEKYSEGMMVGWSDSYICEYPLNLKGTQLKDVHLPEISCNTALLIVTIVVIMLVLGTAVAFCCLHFDLPWYLRMLGQWTQTWHRVRKTSQEQLKRNIQFHVLISYSEHDSAWVKYELIPNIEKEDSSVLICLREGNSDPGKSITEDTINCIEKSYKSIFVLSPNFVQTEWCHYELYFAHHSLFHESSDCIILILLEHIPLYCIPTRYPKLKTLMEKKAYLEWPKDRRKCGLFWANLRAAIRVNLLETREMCELQTFTELNEESRGSAISLIRTDCL